A window from Aquabacterium sp. NJ1 encodes these proteins:
- a CDS encoding ParB/Srx family N-terminal domain-containing protein translates to MKFTKAEIDAVIAASPRTTAPLNKLVLSADHQVRPGGSTSKMSIAELAASILDCGVLQNLIVIKGPRGLFEVCAGGRRLESLNLLMSNGDIPDNYPVPILIVPADKALMASLSENIFHVPMHAADEYLAFSRLLGEGKSVETVAAAFGVTPLVVKRRMKLASVSPKLMDEFRTDDISLECLMVLASVDDHEKQEQAWAGLPQWNRRPDYLRQLLTQGDIESDRDPVAKYVTLKAYEKAGGATRRDLFSDDDKKAYLLDAPLLERLAMEKLNKKAKQVRAEGWKWVDVRVRYDRDEYTGHTELRKTRREPTEPEASALAELETRMLAVQEQLNALEDMDDDDAYQDDGAVYQELESEQAALQLRLKAIDEELSVWPADLMTQAGCVVHVGHNGTATVKCGLIRPEDRSALAHVLTQGAGQAGEGGGQGDMLSGAAAKVRPVHSEKLMRRLTAHRVAAVQAELIARPDVALVALTAQLAQKLFLSRDYRYHQQPQVLDVSVTDSQSALQSAADDIEASPAWLRMEAERSVWVQKLPQDLDAVFPWLLAQDQATVLQLLTVVVACSVTGIQGVESPTQRTDVLAEALGLDMRRWWTANGPSYLNHVSKIRVVEVVTEAMDINVAAPLAGMKKDAAVVAAELALAGSGWLPRCLRGQAASVAATGEVGTASLDDSHSEADELAESAA, encoded by the coding sequence ATGAAATTCACCAAGGCAGAAATCGATGCCGTGATTGCGGCATCCCCCCGTACCACCGCGCCCTTGAACAAACTGGTGCTGTCGGCAGACCATCAAGTGCGCCCAGGCGGCAGCACCAGCAAGATGAGCATCGCCGAGTTGGCCGCGTCCATCCTGGACTGCGGTGTGTTGCAGAACCTGATCGTCATCAAGGGACCGCGTGGGCTGTTTGAAGTGTGCGCCGGTGGCCGCCGCCTGGAGTCGCTGAACCTGCTGATGAGCAACGGCGACATCCCCGACAACTACCCTGTGCCCATCCTCATCGTGCCCGCCGACAAGGCGCTGATGGCCAGCCTGTCCGAGAACATCTTTCACGTGCCCATGCACGCCGCCGACGAGTACCTGGCTTTCTCGCGCCTGTTGGGCGAGGGCAAGTCCGTCGAGACAGTGGCTGCGGCCTTTGGTGTCACGCCCCTGGTGGTCAAGCGCCGCATGAAGCTGGCAAGCGTGTCGCCCAAGCTGATGGACGAGTTCCGGACGGATGACATCAGCCTGGAATGCCTGATGGTGCTGGCGTCGGTCGATGACCACGAGAAGCAGGAGCAGGCCTGGGCTGGCTTGCCCCAATGGAACCGCCGCCCCGACTACTTGCGTCAGTTGCTGACGCAGGGCGACATCGAGTCCGACCGTGACCCGGTGGCCAAATACGTGACGCTCAAGGCGTACGAGAAGGCCGGTGGGGCCACACGCCGTGACCTGTTCAGCGACGACGACAAGAAGGCTTACTTGCTGGACGCGCCATTGCTGGAACGTCTGGCCATGGAGAAGCTCAACAAGAAGGCCAAGCAGGTGCGTGCTGAAGGCTGGAAGTGGGTGGACGTGCGGGTGCGCTATGACCGTGACGAGTACACCGGCCACACCGAGTTGCGCAAGACCCGGCGTGAGCCCACGGAGCCTGAGGCCAGTGCGTTGGCCGAACTGGAAACCAGGATGCTGGCCGTGCAGGAGCAACTGAATGCCCTGGAAGACATGGACGACGATGACGCCTATCAGGATGATGGCGCGGTGTACCAGGAGCTTGAAAGCGAGCAAGCAGCCTTGCAACTGCGGCTCAAGGCCATCGACGAGGAACTGAGTGTGTGGCCCGCCGACCTGATGACGCAGGCCGGGTGCGTGGTCCACGTAGGGCACAACGGCACGGCCACAGTGAAATGTGGCCTGATCCGCCCGGAGGACCGCAGCGCCCTGGCTCATGTCCTGACCCAGGGCGCAGGGCAGGCTGGCGAGGGTGGAGGGCAAGGTGACATGCTGTCCGGCGCAGCGGCCAAGGTTCGCCCGGTTCACTCCGAAAAGCTGATGCGCCGCCTGACGGCACACCGGGTCGCCGCCGTACAGGCTGAGTTGATTGCCCGCCCGGACGTGGCCTTGGTGGCGCTCACGGCCCAGTTGGCGCAGAAGCTGTTCCTGAGCCGCGACTACCGCTACCACCAGCAGCCACAGGTGCTGGATGTCTCGGTCACGGACAGCCAGTCTGCGCTGCAATCCGCTGCCGATGACATCGAGGCCAGCCCGGCATGGTTGCGCATGGAGGCTGAGCGCAGCGTCTGGGTGCAGAAGTTGCCCCAAGACCTGGATGCCGTGTTCCCGTGGTTGCTGGCGCAAGACCAAGCCACAGTGCTCCAATTGTTGACCGTGGTGGTGGCGTGCTCGGTCACTGGCATTCAGGGTGTGGAGTCTCCAACCCAACGCACCGATGTGCTGGCAGAGGCCTTGGGCCTGGACATGCGCCGCTGGTGGACAGCCAACGGCCCTTCCTATCTGAACCATGTGTCCAAGATCCGCGTGGTGGAGGTGGTCACCGAGGCGATGGACATCAACGTGGCAGCGCCGCTGGCCGGTATGAAGAAGGATGCCGCCGTGGTGGCCGCCGAGTTGGCCTTGGCGGGCTCCGGCTGGTTGCCGCGATGTCTGAGGGGCCAAGCTGCCTCGGTTGCTGCGACAGGCGAAGTCGGGACGGCCAGCCTGGACGATTCCCATTCTGAGGCCGATGAACTCGCGGAGTCAGCGGCCTGA
- a CDS encoding ATP-binding protein, translating to MNASATAPHSVLRFWRDLEVFNIPTAPSARDSSDQVKIVTLRRGDVLPWRHPHFQPTQEHGYVHVVYVGVADTEDLSRLMLQSVFPEENLSERERQRATGNGWLAAFVANEDGHPKLDSYLPASFAHGVDALWHSEPLENVNARLARATDEFGQRRHNLRPVATDAQQTPPTGQPDTPPAPSPLTWSDLDEELRTVCKLLGPGADAAGLDWRVVVRVSRVKRRFLDDSLNAAIDYLNSFYLDDLNRLITQAGKNKPFGKALSTFLGAPIASEQRIDILNDHAAMGELVSVARLPSARWPASPEAPLVLAQQAAVAQVLNTLGRDGGTLGINGPPGTGKTTLLCDVIAEVVTERARKIAALSRPIELFEDSVSVAGRNFFPLKAKVVGGSSIVVTSTNNNAVKNITQELPARAKVHSDFASATYFDEVIREVFAAQKVVDDDKQPIDCWGLVAAALGNAGNRRSFARGFFRDEPRQAPNTETPAPGNTQEDAAPATAQASTPAPADPLPPSIKQLLEAASNDYTRYQGEWHAAKKSFLALLGDFDARRGVLLQAEKAAQRIDACQQRVNAQRDAVQALAQALDQASRHLKQLQDNKAIQHALVDSRRATLDQARAQCLPKLWDKLCAWFGQDTERLKTLRATLVEPTQALAQATEALAQLAQDGAMAEARLEQQREAHSTQVLTLQGSERELQGHQRALKAGHDAGARHFPNASFWQLPADQRHRASVAVSPALDALRARIFLQAMELHRLTVLANAGKFIGNLRAVNGMLTGSLKDKLPLEQRPLLWDAFFFIVPVVSTTLASFDRLFAGMGQDSLGWLLIDEAGQATPQSAAGAIWRSQRAVLVGDPLQIEPVFTVPLMLVEEFRRRHAVDPMWSPNDESVQTLADRVTRHGSWVTSRVTSGAVDAEMAQPIWTGMPLRTHRRCDDPMFNVANRIAYAEQMVHGRVDDQGQPQKTKFTCVLGDSAWLDVRATRASHPVIEDELHVLVNCLRQLQQQPAFTPARKAGGKDKAAKVFVISPFRKVKNACIKRIKDAGLGQIECGTVHTFQGKEAEIVFLVLGTAPGQGGSGARAWASGKPNLLNVAITRAKHRLYVIGDAAQWRGLTHFSELHHDLPNHPWLHNEKALIQSAVAP from the coding sequence TTGAACGCATCGGCTACCGCTCCGCATTCTGTTCTGCGCTTCTGGCGTGATCTGGAAGTCTTCAACATCCCGACCGCACCATCGGCCAGGGACAGCAGCGACCAGGTCAAGATCGTCACGCTCAGACGCGGCGATGTCCTGCCTTGGCGGCACCCCCACTTTCAGCCAACACAAGAGCATGGCTACGTCCATGTCGTCTATGTGGGCGTGGCCGACACAGAGGACCTCTCCCGGTTGATGCTGCAATCGGTATTCCCCGAGGAAAACCTCAGTGAGCGCGAACGCCAGCGCGCAACCGGAAACGGCTGGCTTGCTGCCTTCGTCGCCAACGAAGATGGCCACCCCAAGCTCGACAGCTACCTGCCTGCCAGCTTTGCCCACGGGGTCGATGCACTGTGGCATTCCGAGCCGCTGGAGAACGTCAACGCCCGACTGGCACGTGCCACGGATGAGTTCGGTCAACGACGCCACAACCTGCGGCCCGTCGCCACCGACGCGCAGCAAACACCGCCCACTGGCCAGCCGGACACCCCACCAGCGCCAAGCCCCTTGACCTGGAGCGATCTGGACGAAGAGTTGCGCACCGTGTGCAAGCTGCTGGGCCCAGGGGCCGATGCGGCAGGCCTGGACTGGCGTGTGGTGGTTCGGGTGTCACGGGTCAAGCGCCGCTTTCTCGATGACAGCCTCAACGCCGCCATCGACTACCTGAACTCCTTCTACCTGGATGACCTCAACCGCCTGATCACTCAGGCGGGCAAGAACAAGCCCTTTGGCAAAGCCCTGAGCACCTTTCTGGGCGCACCCATAGCATCTGAACAACGCATCGACATCCTGAACGACCACGCGGCCATGGGTGAACTGGTGAGCGTGGCCCGCTTGCCCAGCGCTCGTTGGCCAGCCTCACCAGAAGCCCCGCTGGTGCTGGCTCAGCAGGCTGCGGTGGCCCAGGTGCTCAACACCTTGGGGCGCGATGGCGGCACGCTGGGCATCAATGGACCACCGGGCACGGGCAAGACCACCTTGCTGTGCGACGTGATCGCCGAGGTGGTCACCGAGCGTGCGCGCAAGATCGCCGCGCTCAGCCGCCCCATCGAGCTGTTTGAAGACAGCGTGAGCGTGGCGGGCAGGAATTTCTTTCCCCTCAAGGCCAAGGTGGTGGGCGGCTCGTCCATCGTTGTGACCAGCACCAACAACAACGCGGTCAAGAACATCACGCAGGAGCTGCCTGCACGCGCGAAGGTACACAGCGACTTTGCCTCGGCCACCTACTTTGACGAGGTGATCCGCGAGGTGTTCGCGGCCCAGAAGGTGGTGGACGACGACAAGCAACCCATCGACTGCTGGGGCCTGGTGGCTGCCGCATTGGGCAACGCCGGGAACCGCCGATCTTTCGCCCGGGGATTTTTTCGGGACGAACCACGGCAGGCACCCAACACCGAAACGCCAGCGCCCGGCAACACACAAGAAGACGCCGCCCCAGCGACCGCTCAAGCCAGCACCCCTGCGCCCGCCGATCCGTTGCCACCGTCGATCAAACAACTGCTGGAAGCGGCCAGCAACGACTACACACGCTATCAGGGCGAATGGCATGCGGCCAAGAAGTCCTTCCTGGCGCTGCTGGGTGACTTCGATGCCCGCCGTGGCGTCTTGCTTCAGGCTGAAAAGGCGGCTCAGCGAATCGATGCCTGCCAACAGCGGGTCAATGCCCAGCGTGATGCCGTGCAGGCCCTGGCCCAAGCCCTCGACCAAGCCAGTCGCCACCTCAAACAACTTCAGGACAACAAGGCCATCCAGCATGCCTTGGTCGATTCCCGCCGGGCCACGCTCGACCAGGCGCGTGCGCAATGCCTGCCCAAACTGTGGGACAAGCTGTGCGCTTGGTTTGGCCAAGACACCGAACGCTTGAAGACGCTGCGCGCCACGCTGGTCGAGCCCACGCAGGCCTTGGCACAAGCCACCGAAGCGCTGGCCCAACTGGCTCAGGATGGCGCCATGGCCGAGGCACGGCTTGAGCAACAGCGCGAGGCGCACAGCACCCAGGTCTTGACACTACAGGGTTCCGAGCGCGAACTGCAAGGCCACCAACGTGCGCTGAAAGCCGGACACGACGCCGGGGCGCGGCACTTCCCCAATGCCAGTTTCTGGCAACTACCCGCCGATCAGCGCCATCGCGCGTCGGTGGCGGTCAGCCCCGCGCTGGACGCACTGCGGGCTCGCATCTTCCTGCAAGCCATGGAGCTGCACCGACTGACAGTGCTGGCCAACGCAGGCAAGTTCATCGGCAACCTGCGTGCCGTCAACGGCATGCTCACCGGTTCGCTGAAAGACAAGCTGCCCTTGGAGCAGCGCCCCCTGTTGTGGGACGCCTTCTTCTTCATCGTGCCGGTGGTCTCGACCACCCTCGCTTCCTTCGACCGCCTGTTCGCTGGCATGGGTCAGGACAGCCTGGGCTGGCTGCTGATCGATGAGGCAGGACAAGCCACCCCGCAATCTGCAGCCGGTGCCATCTGGCGCAGTCAGCGGGCGGTGCTCGTGGGCGATCCCTTGCAGATCGAACCCGTGTTCACCGTGCCCCTGATGCTGGTCGAAGAGTTCCGCCGCCGCCACGCCGTGGACCCCATGTGGTCACCCAATGACGAATCGGTTCAGACCCTGGCTGACCGTGTCACCCGCCATGGCTCCTGGGTCACATCACGAGTCACCAGCGGCGCCGTCGATGCTGAGATGGCTCAGCCCATCTGGACAGGCATGCCCTTGCGCACGCACCGCCGCTGCGACGATCCCATGTTCAACGTGGCCAACCGCATCGCCTACGCCGAACAGATGGTGCATGGCCGTGTGGACGATCAGGGCCAGCCTCAGAAAACGAAGTTCACCTGCGTGCTCGGTGACAGCGCCTGGCTGGACGTTCGCGCCACCCGCGCCAGCCATCCGGTCATCGAAGACGAACTCCATGTCCTGGTGAACTGCCTGCGCCAACTTCAACAGCAACCGGCGTTCACACCTGCCAGGAAGGCCGGAGGCAAGGACAAGGCCGCCAAGGTGTTCGTGATCTCGCCGTTTCGCAAGGTCAAGAACGCCTGCATCAAGCGAATCAAGGATGCAGGGTTGGGCCAGATCGAGTGCGGAACCGTGCACACCTTCCAGGGCAAGGAAGCAGAAATCGTGTTCCTGGTGCTGGGCACGGCCCCTGGTCAGGGCGGGTCAGGGGCGCGTGCCTGGGCTTCTGGCAAGCCCAACCTGCTGAACGTGGCCATCACGCGGGCCAAGCATCGCCTGTATGTAATTGGTGACGCAGCACAGTGGCGTGGCCTGACACACTTTTCTGAATTGCACCATGACTTACCCAATCATCCATGGCTTCACAATGAGAAGGCACTGATTCAGAGCGCCGTGGCGCCATGA